One region of Eubalaena glacialis isolate mEubGla1 chromosome 6, mEubGla1.1.hap2.+ XY, whole genome shotgun sequence genomic DNA includes:
- the SMCO1 gene encoding single-pass membrane and coiled-coil domain-containing protein 1 isoform X1: protein MNNETTTLISLKEAMKRVDYKLQVLEAQFKELDFTKDNLTQKFEHHSKTLANQAAQDELWTAVLSFKFTPMELNILYSYVIEVLIRLHTRVLEKLPDLVRGLPTLASILRRKVKNKRIRVVWESVLEEHGMQEGDITALCTFFVAHGNKAEYYIAKVRQMYVKDVNFMITNMVKNQALQDGLLKAVQVIEKGKAVRAPEEQKSSLEELIPSAKS, encoded by the exons ATGAACAATGAAACCACAACCCTGATATCCTTAAAGGAGGCAATGAAAAG AGTAGACTACAAACTCCAAGTGTTAGAAGCACAGTTTAAAgaactggacttcaccaaggataATCTGACACAGAAATTTGAACATCATAGCAAGACTTTGGCAAACCAAGCTGCCCAAGATGAGCTGTGGACAGCAGTTCTGTCATTCAA GTTCACTCCAATGGAATTGAATATTTTATACAGCTACGTCATTGAAGTACTCATCCGCTTGCACACTCGTGTGCTTGAGAAGCTGCCAGATCTGGTGAGAGGTCTTCCCACCTTAGCCTCCATCCTTAGACGAAAAGTCAAGAACAAGCGCATCAGAGTTGTGTGGGAGTCTGTCCTGGAGGAGCATGGGATGCAAGAAGGAGATATCACAGCACTGTGTACCTTCTTTGTAGCACATGGTAACAAGGCAGAATACTACATTGCTAAAGTAAGGCAAATGTATGTAAAAGATGTCAATTTCATGATCACTAATATGGTAAAGAACCAGGCTCTGCAGGATGGCTTGCTAAAGGCTGTTCAGGTCATTGAGAAGGGAAAAGCAGTGAGGGCCCCTGAAGAGCAAAAGTCATCCCTAGAAGAGTTGATACCATCAGCCAAAAGCTAA
- the SMCO1 gene encoding single-pass membrane and coiled-coil domain-containing protein 1 isoform X2 gives MGLLFWEDEVDYKLQVLEAQFKELDFTKDNLTQKFEHHSKTLANQAAQDELWTAVLSFKFTPMELNILYSYVIEVLIRLHTRVLEKLPDLVRGLPTLASILRRKVKNKRIRVVWESVLEEHGMQEGDITALCTFFVAHGNKAEYYIAKVRQMYVKDVNFMITNMVKNQALQDGLLKAVQVIEKGKAVRAPEEQKSSLEELIPSAKS, from the exons ATGGGTCTGCTTTTCTGGGAAGATGA AGTAGACTACAAACTCCAAGTGTTAGAAGCACAGTTTAAAgaactggacttcaccaaggataATCTGACACAGAAATTTGAACATCATAGCAAGACTTTGGCAAACCAAGCTGCCCAAGATGAGCTGTGGACAGCAGTTCTGTCATTCAA GTTCACTCCAATGGAATTGAATATTTTATACAGCTACGTCATTGAAGTACTCATCCGCTTGCACACTCGTGTGCTTGAGAAGCTGCCAGATCTGGTGAGAGGTCTTCCCACCTTAGCCTCCATCCTTAGACGAAAAGTCAAGAACAAGCGCATCAGAGTTGTGTGGGAGTCTGTCCTGGAGGAGCATGGGATGCAAGAAGGAGATATCACAGCACTGTGTACCTTCTTTGTAGCACATGGTAACAAGGCAGAATACTACATTGCTAAAGTAAGGCAAATGTATGTAAAAGATGTCAATTTCATGATCACTAATATGGTAAAGAACCAGGCTCTGCAGGATGGCTTGCTAAAGGCTGTTCAGGTCATTGAGAAGGGAAAAGCAGTGAGGGCCCCTGAAGAGCAAAAGTCATCCCTAGAAGAGTTGATACCATCAGCCAAAAGCTAA